Within the Borrelia parkeri genome, the region TAAATAAATCTTGTATGATGATTAAGTGTTTATTTGGACATTCAAATGTAATCTTGCTTCCCTCTCTTTTTATGGATAGTGAAATGTCATTGTATCTTGCGTTTATGTATTGTGAGAAGTCATTTTTTATTTGTTGGGTAAAAAATCCCTCTTTCCTTAATTCATTTTTTAATTCCCATACAAGTATTTTTGTTAGGTTGTCATATTTGAATGATACTGTGATTTGAGTATTTTGCTCTGTTTTAATTTCTTTCTTTAATCCATTTTTATTTATTTGGAATAGAATATTTATTATGGGTGTTACAATGATTGTTGGCAAGAAAACTATGATTATTGTTATTCCAAATATTTTTTGACTTATAAATTCAGAAGAGAGTGCTAAGTTTGCAATAATTAATGATATCTCACCTCTTGGAACCATTCCAAAAGCTATTCTTAGTGCACCTAGCTTGTTAAATCCTAAAAAACATGATGGAATGAAACAATATATGAGTTTTGTTGCTATGGCTATGAGGCTGAGCAGAGTTCCAAGGATTAAGACTTCTTTTGATAATATTACATTAATGTCGGCCATAAGCCCTATTGATGTAAAGAATATTGGAATAAAAAACCTTTCAAATATTGTTAATTTATCTTGGATTACACATACAATATCCGTTTTTGACATGGCAAGTCCAAATATGTAAGCTCCAATTACAAATGACATTCCTAAATTTTGAAAAAAGCTTGCAACAATAAAAGTAAAAGTAATAGTTATAACGGTTGCTAGAGTAACACTATTGAAGCTTTTTAGTAATTTTGAAATTGGTTCTGATAACAATATCAATATGAATGTTAAACAAAACCAAATTAGTATGTTCTTAATTGTGGCTGTAATTGAGATTGCGATATCAAGATCCGAGAGTGATCTTGATATCGTTATTACACTTGTGAGCATAATCATTGAGAGGACATCATCAATTATTGAAGTTGATATTATTGTAACGCCTTCTGATGTACTCATTTTTTTCTTAGCTGAGAGTATGCTTGCAGCAATTCCTGCCGAAGAAGGTGTTGCAATAATCCCTATAAAAAGAGCTGTAGGACTTATTAATTGTACATCAAACAAAATGGTAGATATTAGTACAAAACTTGTAAAAGTACCAATAACTTCCGTTATTCCTATTAGTCCTCCACGTGGTAAGAATTTAAGGAATAATTTTAAATCTGTTTCAAGACCTGCCATAAAGAGTAGGATAATTGAGGCTATTGTTGATATTGCAAATATTTCTTCATTGATTAAGTAATGATCGCTAACACTAATGATTCCTAGTGGAAATAATAAAGGCATTTTAATCTTACCAAGAAATGTTGGACTTAAAAGTATGCCTGCTGTTATTTGTCCTATTACTTTTGGGATTCCGAATTTGCTTACTAAATTTCCAAGTAGACTGGCTGATATTACAATGATTGCTAAACTCATTATGAAAGAAGAAATTTTGGCGTCAATATTATGGCTTGTGTCTTTCATATAGTCTGCCATTCCAAATGAAAGAATAGGATTTATGATAAATAATATTTTGTATAAAATTTTCTTGTTCATTTTTGAATCTCTTTTTTAAAGTTTGATTTTAATAGTTCTGATAGTATATCAATGATTTCAGTTTCTTTTTTTCCATTTGCGATGATTTTTATTTTTTCTTTATATATAACTCCAAGTATCATAATTTCAACTGTAGATTTGGCATCAGCTTCTCTTCCATCTTCTGTAACCAATTTTACATTACAATAAGGATATTTGCTTGCAAGTTCTGCAATCATGCTTGATGGCCTTGAATGGAGACCTTCTTTGTTATTTATCTCAATTGTTATTGCTTGCATTTAATTTTACTTATTCATTTTACTGTATCTTTTTTATTTTTTTCTTTGTTTGCTGTATTTTGTAGTCTTTCTACTAATCGTTCTATTAAAGCATATAATTCTTTGCCATGTTCTGTAATATGTATTATTTTCCCCCAATTAAAGTGAAGATGAGCATCTATATCAAAGATATCATTTTCTTTTTTTATTGTAATTTTGAGACTTTCTGAATTTTGTTTAATATGTGTCCCAATTTTTTCTAATTTTTTTACAATAAAATCTTTTGTATGATCACTTAAATGATAATTAATGGCTTGTATT harbors:
- a CDS encoding cation:proton antiporter, with protein sequence MADYMKDTSHNIDAKISSFIMSLAIIVISASLLGNLVSKFGIPKVIGQITAGILLSPTFLGKIKMPLLFPLGIISVSDHYLINEEIFAISTIASIILLFMAGLETDLKLFLKFLPRGGLIGITEVIGTFTSFVLISTILFDVQLISPTALFIGIIATPSSAGIAASILSAKKKMSTSEGVTIISTSIIDDVLSMIMLTSVITISRSLSDLDIAISITATIKNILIWFCLTFILILLSEPISKLLKSFNSVTLATVITITFTFIVASFFQNLGMSFVIGAYIFGLAMSKTDIVCVIQDKLTIFERFFIPIFFTSIGLMADINVILSKEVLILGTLLSLIAIATKLIYCFIPSCFLGFNKLGALRIAFGMVPRGEISLIIANLALSSEFISQKIFGITIIIVFLPTIIVTPIINILFQINKNGLKKEIKTEQNTQITVSFKYDNLTKILVWELKNELRKEGFFTQQIKNDFSQYINARYNDISLSIKREGSKITFECPNKHLIIIQDLFRETILNLERITEEVKTVSVKAQKLNYSINYNKIRSNIALNKRIKKENIILELKATNKTEVLRELLGVIKIEIDKEIILQDLMEREKLITTALKEGFAIPHLKTNLITKMHIAIGISHDGIDFNATDKNLSHIFILILYPAKEYVNYPRILASIVGKVDSNKKEMLKAKTDKEIYNIIVG
- a CDS encoding HPr family phosphocarrier protein yields the protein MQAITIEINNKEGLHSRPSSMIAELASKYPYCNVKLVTEDGREADAKSTVEIMILGVIYKEKIKIIANGKKETEIIDILSELLKSNFKKEIQK
- a CDS encoding HPF/RaiA family ribosome-associated protein; translated protein: MEPKIQAINYHLSDHTKDFIVKKLEKIGTHIKQNSESLKITIKKENDIFDIDAHLHFNWGKIIHITEHGKELYALIERLVERLQNTANKEKNKKDTVK